A portion of the Agrobacterium tumefaciens genome contains these proteins:
- the trxA gene encoding thioredoxin, with protein MSGTNNPYGSSYGGQMSGNAQYSGELNGASSGHIKDTTTAAFSKDVLEESRHQPVLVDFWAPWCGPCKQLTPVLEKAVNEANGRVKLVKLNIDDHPSIPGQLGIQSIPAIVAFLDGRPVDGFMGAVPESQIKQFIDKIAGPDAGDPKAEIEAVLAEAKQLLADGDHNGAAQLFGAVMQADPENAAAIAGIAECMIAVGQYERASELLSSLPAEVAADAGIQLVSKKIAQYEEARKIGDPVVLERDLALDPDNYEARVKLAKVLNAQGRRDEAADHLLYVMRKDRTFDDDGARRQLLEFFEAWGFKDPASVAGRRKLSSILFS; from the coding sequence ATGAGCGGCACGAACAATCCTTACGGCAGTTCCTATGGCGGGCAGATGTCCGGCAACGCGCAATATAGCGGGGAGCTGAACGGCGCGTCTTCCGGTCACATCAAGGACACCACAACAGCGGCCTTCTCCAAGGATGTTCTCGAGGAATCGCGCCACCAGCCGGTTCTGGTGGATTTCTGGGCACCGTGGTGCGGCCCGTGCAAGCAGCTGACGCCGGTTCTCGAAAAGGCAGTAAACGAGGCGAATGGCCGCGTGAAGCTTGTGAAACTGAATATCGACGATCACCCGTCTATTCCGGGACAACTCGGCATCCAGTCCATTCCCGCTATCGTCGCTTTCCTGGATGGCAGGCCGGTGGATGGCTTCATGGGCGCGGTACCGGAAAGCCAGATCAAGCAGTTCATCGACAAGATCGCCGGACCTGATGCGGGTGATCCGAAGGCTGAGATCGAAGCGGTTTTGGCAGAGGCAAAGCAGCTTCTGGCGGATGGCGATCATAATGGCGCGGCACAATTGTTCGGCGCGGTTATGCAGGCCGATCCCGAAAACGCCGCCGCAATCGCTGGTATTGCCGAATGCATGATTGCCGTTGGACAATATGAACGGGCAAGCGAACTCCTCTCGTCCCTGCCGGCGGAAGTGGCCGCAGATGCTGGCATTCAGCTCGTCTCGAAAAAGATCGCGCAATATGAAGAAGCCCGCAAGATTGGCGACCCGGTGGTGCTGGAACGTGATCTCGCGCTCGATCCCGATAATTACGAGGCTCGTGTGAAGCTTGCCAAGGTCCTCAACGCTCAAGGGCGGCGGGATGAGGCAGCGGATCATCTGCTCTATGTCATGCGCAAGGACAGAACCTTTGATGATGACGGCGCGCGCCGCCAGCTTCTGGAGTTTTTCGAGGCCTGGGGCTTCAAGGATCCGGCAAGTGTGGCCGGGCGCCGGAAGCTTTCGTCGATCTTGTTTTCGTAA
- a CDS encoding LON peptidase substrate-binding domain-containing protein, with product MHVGNARYVKNNDLPETVPVFPLSGALLLPEGHLPLNVFEPRYLAMIDMALAGHRVIGMVQPALHVIEGGHDGGPLSAVGCLGRITSFSETGDGRYVISLTGICRFRLLEEVDVGKPYRSFRHAPFIADLSGEYDEDAVDRENLLRVFRAFLDANQLEADWESVERAGNRVLVNSLSMMSPFGPAEKQALLEAPDLRTRAETLIAITEIVLAQGSGEAGTVLQ from the coding sequence ATGCATGTCGGAAATGCGAGATATGTGAAGAACAATGATTTGCCGGAAACTGTGCCGGTATTTCCATTGTCGGGCGCGTTGCTTTTGCCGGAAGGCCACCTGCCGCTCAATGTCTTCGAGCCTAGATACCTCGCCATGATTGATATGGCACTGGCCGGCCACCGGGTCATCGGCATGGTGCAGCCGGCCCTTCACGTCATTGAGGGGGGGCATGATGGTGGTCCTTTGAGCGCTGTCGGATGTCTTGGTCGCATCACTTCCTTTTCGGAGACCGGGGATGGGCGTTATGTCATTTCGCTCACTGGCATCTGCCGCTTCCGCCTGCTGGAAGAGGTGGATGTGGGCAAACCCTATCGCAGTTTCCGGCACGCGCCCTTCATCGCCGATCTTTCCGGCGAGTATGATGAGGACGCTGTGGACCGCGAAAATCTGCTGCGGGTATTCCGTGCGTTTCTGGATGCGAACCAGCTGGAAGCCGATTGGGAAAGCGTGGAGCGCGCAGGCAATCGTGTCCTCGTCAATTCGCTTTCCATGATGTCTCCCTTTGGTCCTGCCGAAAAGCAGGCGCTGCTGGAAGCGCCTGACCTGAGGACGCGGGCCGAAACATTGATCGCCATCACCGAGATCGTTCTTGCCCAGGGCTCGGGCGAGGCCGGTACTGTGCTGCAGTAG
- a CDS encoding prolyl-tRNA synthetase associated domain-containing protein, translating into MAENSPKTAADLFAFLDGLGIEHKTKQHEPVYTVAESQSLRDLIPGGHTKNLFVKDKKDQYFVLTVEENAVVDLKSVHKTIGAASRVSFGRPEKMLEYLGVVPGSVTVFGAINDTGGQVTFVLDSDLLENELINGHPLSNDQTTTIGNKDLIRFLEATGHTPLVLKVSE; encoded by the coding sequence ATGGCGGAAAATTCTCCGAAGACGGCAGCGGACTTGTTCGCGTTTCTGGACGGGCTCGGCATCGAGCATAAGACAAAACAGCATGAGCCGGTCTACACCGTTGCTGAATCCCAGTCGTTGCGTGATCTAATCCCGGGCGGCCACACGAAGAACCTTTTTGTGAAGGACAAGAAGGATCAATATTTCGTTCTGACCGTTGAGGAGAACGCGGTCGTCGATCTGAAAAGCGTTCACAAGACGATTGGCGCGGCAAGCCGCGTATCCTTCGGCAGGCCGGAAAAAATGCTTGAATATCTGGGTGTCGTGCCGGGATCTGTCACGGTTTTCGGCGCCATCAACGACACGGGTGGGCAGGTCACCTTCGTACTCGACAGCGATCTTCTGGAAAACGAGCTTATCAACGGTCACCCGCTTTCCAACGACCAGACGACGACGATAGGAAACAAAGACCTCATTCGCTTCCTGGAGGCGACCGGCCACACGCCGCTTGTCTTGAAAGTCAGCGAGTGA
- a CDS encoding Trm112 family protein, protein MDDRMSNADPKLLELLVCPLTKGRLSYDRARNELVSESAGLAYPIRDGVPIMLISEARKLED, encoded by the coding sequence ATGGACGACAGGATGAGCAATGCCGATCCCAAGCTGCTTGAGCTGCTGGTCTGCCCCTTGACGAAGGGACGTCTTTCCTACGATCGCGCCCGCAACGAGCTTGTGTCCGAAAGCGCAGGGCTCGCCTACCCGATCCGCGACGGGGTGCCGATCATGCTGATTTCCGAAGCGCGCAAATTAGAAGACTAG